The Odocoileus virginianus isolate 20LAN1187 ecotype Illinois chromosome 3, Ovbor_1.2, whole genome shotgun sequence genome includes a window with the following:
- the POLR3G gene encoding DNA-directed RNA polymerase III subunit RPC7 isoform X1, whose amino-acid sequence MAGNKGRGRAAYTFNIEAVGFSRGEKLPDVVLKPPPLFPDTDYKPVPLKTGESEDYVLALKQELRETVKRMPYFVETPEEKQDIERYSKRYMKVYKEEWIPDWRRLPRELMPRKKCRKAGPRSKKATDTGKGPSLTNPADVLKKIEELEKKGDGEKSDEENEEKEGSKEKSKEGDDDEEDDAAEQEEYDEEEQEEENDYINSYFEDGDDFGADSDDNMDEATY is encoded by the exons ATGGCTGGGAATAAAGGAAGAGGACGTGCTGCTTATACATTTAACATTGAAGCTGTTGGATTTAGCAGAGGTGAAAAGTTACCTGATGTTGTATTGAAACCACCCCCACTATTTCCT GATACAGACTACAAGCCAGTGCCACTAAAAACAGGAGAGAGTGAAGATTATGTGCTTGCCTTGAAACAAGAGTTAAGAGAAACTGTGAAAAGAATGCCTTATTTTGTAGAAACACCTGAAGAAAAACAAG atatTGAAAGATATAGTAAAAGATATATGAAGGTGTACAAAGAAGAGTGGATACCAG ATTGGAGAAGACTCCCTAGAGAGTTGATGCCAaggaaaaaatgcagaaaag CAGGCCCCAGATCCAAAAAGGCAACGGATACAGGCAAAGGCCCTTCACTCACAAATCCTGCGGATGTATTGAAAAAAATTGAG GAATTGGAAAAGAAAGGTGATGGTGAAAaatcagatgaggaaaatgaagagaaagaaggaagcaaagagaaaagtaaagaaggCGATGATGATGAGGAAGATGATGCTGCTGAACAAGAGGAATATGATGAAGAAGAGCAGGAAGAG GAAAATGACTACATTAATTCCTACTTTGAAGATGGAGATGATTTTGGTGCAGACAGTGacgacaacatggatgaagcaaCCTACTAG
- the POLR3G gene encoding DNA-directed RNA polymerase III subunit RPC7 isoform X2, giving the protein MAGNKGRGRAAYTFNIEAVGFSRGEKLPDVVLKPPPLFPDTDYKPVPLKTGESEDYVLALKQELRETVKRMPYFVETPEEKQDIERYSKRYMKVYKEEWIPDWRRLPRELMPRKKCRKGPRSKKATDTGKGPSLTNPADVLKKIEELEKKGDGEKSDEENEEKEGSKEKSKEGDDDEEDDAAEQEEYDEEEQEEENDYINSYFEDGDDFGADSDDNMDEATY; this is encoded by the exons ATGGCTGGGAATAAAGGAAGAGGACGTGCTGCTTATACATTTAACATTGAAGCTGTTGGATTTAGCAGAGGTGAAAAGTTACCTGATGTTGTATTGAAACCACCCCCACTATTTCCT GATACAGACTACAAGCCAGTGCCACTAAAAACAGGAGAGAGTGAAGATTATGTGCTTGCCTTGAAACAAGAGTTAAGAGAAACTGTGAAAAGAATGCCTTATTTTGTAGAAACACCTGAAGAAAAACAAG atatTGAAAGATATAGTAAAAGATATATGAAGGTGTACAAAGAAGAGTGGATACCAG ATTGGAGAAGACTCCCTAGAGAGTTGATGCCAaggaaaaaatgcagaaaag GCCCCAGATCCAAAAAGGCAACGGATACAGGCAAAGGCCCTTCACTCACAAATCCTGCGGATGTATTGAAAAAAATTGAG GAATTGGAAAAGAAAGGTGATGGTGAAAaatcagatgaggaaaatgaagagaaagaaggaagcaaagagaaaagtaaagaaggCGATGATGATGAGGAAGATGATGCTGCTGAACAAGAGGAATATGATGAAGAAGAGCAGGAAGAG GAAAATGACTACATTAATTCCTACTTTGAAGATGGAGATGATTTTGGTGCAGACAGTGacgacaacatggatgaagcaaCCTACTAG
- the POLR3G gene encoding DNA-directed RNA polymerase III subunit RPC7 isoform X3: MAGNKGRGRAAYTFNIEAVGFSRGEKLPDVVLKPPPLFPDTDYKPVPLKTGESEDYVLALKQELRETVKRMPYFVETPEEKQDIERYSKRYMKVYKEEWIPAGPRSKKATDTGKGPSLTNPADVLKKIEELEKKGDGEKSDEENEEKEGSKEKSKEGDDDEEDDAAEQEEYDEEEQEEENDYINSYFEDGDDFGADSDDNMDEATY, encoded by the exons ATGGCTGGGAATAAAGGAAGAGGACGTGCTGCTTATACATTTAACATTGAAGCTGTTGGATTTAGCAGAGGTGAAAAGTTACCTGATGTTGTATTGAAACCACCCCCACTATTTCCT GATACAGACTACAAGCCAGTGCCACTAAAAACAGGAGAGAGTGAAGATTATGTGCTTGCCTTGAAACAAGAGTTAAGAGAAACTGTGAAAAGAATGCCTTATTTTGTAGAAACACCTGAAGAAAAACAAG atatTGAAAGATATAGTAAAAGATATATGAAGGTGTACAAAGAAGAGTGGATACCAG CAGGCCCCAGATCCAAAAAGGCAACGGATACAGGCAAAGGCCCTTCACTCACAAATCCTGCGGATGTATTGAAAAAAATTGAG GAATTGGAAAAGAAAGGTGATGGTGAAAaatcagatgaggaaaatgaagagaaagaaggaagcaaagagaaaagtaaagaaggCGATGATGATGAGGAAGATGATGCTGCTGAACAAGAGGAATATGATGAAGAAGAGCAGGAAGAG GAAAATGACTACATTAATTCCTACTTTGAAGATGGAGATGATTTTGGTGCAGACAGTGacgacaacatggatgaagcaaCCTACTAG
- the POLR3G gene encoding DNA-directed RNA polymerase III subunit RPC7 isoform X4, producing the protein MAGNKGRGRAAYTFNIEAVGFSRGEKLPDVVLKPPPLFPDTDYKPVPLKTGESEDYVLALKQELRETVKRMPYFVETPEEKQDIERYSKRYMKVYKEEWIPGPRSKKATDTGKGPSLTNPADVLKKIEELEKKGDGEKSDEENEEKEGSKEKSKEGDDDEEDDAAEQEEYDEEEQEEENDYINSYFEDGDDFGADSDDNMDEATY; encoded by the exons ATGGCTGGGAATAAAGGAAGAGGACGTGCTGCTTATACATTTAACATTGAAGCTGTTGGATTTAGCAGAGGTGAAAAGTTACCTGATGTTGTATTGAAACCACCCCCACTATTTCCT GATACAGACTACAAGCCAGTGCCACTAAAAACAGGAGAGAGTGAAGATTATGTGCTTGCCTTGAAACAAGAGTTAAGAGAAACTGTGAAAAGAATGCCTTATTTTGTAGAAACACCTGAAGAAAAACAAG atatTGAAAGATATAGTAAAAGATATATGAAGGTGTACAAAGAAGAGTGGATACCAG GCCCCAGATCCAAAAAGGCAACGGATACAGGCAAAGGCCCTTCACTCACAAATCCTGCGGATGTATTGAAAAAAATTGAG GAATTGGAAAAGAAAGGTGATGGTGAAAaatcagatgaggaaaatgaagagaaagaaggaagcaaagagaaaagtaaagaaggCGATGATGATGAGGAAGATGATGCTGCTGAACAAGAGGAATATGATGAAGAAGAGCAGGAAGAG GAAAATGACTACATTAATTCCTACTTTGAAGATGGAGATGATTTTGGTGCAGACAGTGacgacaacatggatgaagcaaCCTACTAG